Within Vicia villosa cultivar HV-30 ecotype Madison, WI linkage group LG1, Vvil1.0, whole genome shotgun sequence, the genomic segment CACCTATATTACATAATCATTACACTAACACTAACAATACATTATCCAACCAACAATACATTATCCAACCAACAATATATTATCCAACCACAATTTTTAGCAGCAACACTAATATCAGAACCCAAGACAAAACCAAAAATGTAACTAAAAATTTGACTTTCTTTTTCAACTTGTCATCAGTCTTCTTTATCAATAATTCCTTCTTCAAATTGTTAACTTTCTTCAATAATGAGTTGATGACCTCATTTGAACGTTCTTCCAGTTGCTCATCGTACCACTCAAAATATGCACATCCTTTCCTTCCTTGTAACTGTATAACATACGACCATTGCTCAGTGATTGagaaaattaaaacatttatACAAGGACGAAAAAAATTAGGGATTTTGAATTACCTTGTATAACCCACAACCATAGAACCTTCGACCTGGATTCTGAGATGTCCAAGAAGTAACCAGGGGGGCGTCCAACCCACAGTAACACTGCAACCTTCTTCTCCTAGAATGAGATAGGTTGCTTGAAATGCTAAATGCTTCAGATGCCATATGAATGAGGGATTGCAATGAAACACAGAAGAAGAAAGTAGAGGCAGCTTCTTAGTTGTGAAACCCTAAAACCCTGAAAACACGATGAAGAAGAGGCAGAGGCAGCTTCTTAGTTGTGAAACCCTAGCACTCTCAAACACACGAAGAAGAacatgttttcttaaataacccatttgtaattaatatttataattttaatatttaattataatgacATGGAAAAAAATAACGAAATAATAATGCCACGTAATTTAAAAATTGCCACATAGGTGTTTTTGGTAGCCAAAGtggggatgggggaccaaaactgtttaaaaataaaacagggggactaaaatcgtgaaaacattaaaatagggggaccaaaactgtaatttagccaataTTTTTAAACCAAAATATCAATTACTCTATTCTTTGACAAAGTTTTGataattttctaaaaataatCAATGACCTAATTACGGTTAGTTAGAATTAGaaggaaaacaaaacaaaaaatgcaAAATATAGTAGACTTTTTTTTCCTAAAAAACAGTTGTTGTTTTCTGACGTGTTGTATCCTCGTCAAAACAAATCCAGTTAAGGTAATCAATATCCTTAAACGAGTCAAAATCGCACGTTCCGTTGTTTCTAGCGCATATTTTGCCGAGGTTACTATATTCACTCAAACAAACGAATCTCTCTCCCTATTTAAACCAGTTTCCGTTTCACATTCCATCACCATCACCGTTACAATATATTCACAATAACCTCTTCACGTTCACcttcatcaattcaccatcatggctcatctttctcttgccatcgttctttctctctcttttttgtcTCTTGCATGTTCCCTAGACATGTCCATCATTGATTACGATGCAAAACTTGAGGCTGCGAAGACAGATGCTCACCTCATGAAAGTTTATGAATCGTGGTTGGTGAAACATGGTAAGGTTTATAATGCTTTGGGTGAGaaagaaagtagatttgaaaTCTTTAAAGATAACCTGCGGTTCGTCGAAAGTCATAACAGTTTGGAGGGTCAAACGTATAAGTTGGGTCTCACGAAGTTTGCTGATCTCACCAATGAGGAATACCGTTCCATGGTATTGGGTACAAAAAGTAGAAAATCCAAAGGGTTGTTATCTGGGGCGAAGAAGAGTACCCGTTATGCTTTTCGTGATAGCGATGAATTGCCGGAATCTGTTGATTGGAGGGAGAAAGGTGCTGTTAATCAGGTCAAAGATCAAGGCCAATGTGGTGAGTTTTCGGGTTTTGGTTGAATTTATGTTGTTTTGTCTTTGATTTTGTTTATGAATGTTATATGAATTATGTTTGTGATTTGTGAAGGGAGTTGTTGGGCATTCTCAACCGTTGGTGCGGTGGAAGGGATCAACCAAATTGTAACTGGTGAACTCATATCTTTATCTGAACAAGAATTGGTGGATTGTGATAAAGGTTATAACATGGGGTGCAATGGTGGTATCATGGATAATGCTTTTGAATTTATAATACAAAATGGTGGCATTGATACCGAAGAGGATTATCCTTACCGCGCTAAGGACAATACTTGTGATATCAACAGGGTAATTTATGAAACATTGCTTATATCATTTGTCTTTTATTCTTATCATATTGTTTGATCTTGATCCTGAGATGTCTTGAGTTTTTAGAGGTCTTATAGGTAGGTTAGATGCGTTTCAACCATAACAAAACAATTAGAGACTCCATTCTAATTAATAATGATTTACTAGTGGCAAATATTTTATGAAGCCTATTTAGATATTGTTTGATTAGAGACTCTGGTCCATCTGCAATCGCCCTCAAAGACGGTCCTGATTTTAGCTAACTATGTGAATTTTGGTTTTTCAGAAAAATGCTCGAGTGGTATCTATTGATGGATATGAAGATGTGCCTGAAAATGATGAGAAAGCTTTGAAGAAGGCTGCTGCACATCAACCTATTAGTGTTGCCATTGAAGCGGGTGGCAGGGCATTTCAGCTTTACCAATCTGTAATATATCTATCTGTTTCTTCATTCTTTCAAACTTGTTTGAATGAATGTTGTCATAAATTTGACTTTTTTTATTGATGCAGGGTGTTTTTACTGGCCTATGTGGAACAGATCTTGATCATGGTGTTGTGTTGGTTGGATACGGAACCGAAAACGGTACTGATTATTGGATTGTGAGGAACTCATGGGGACCATCATGGGGAGAGAATGGTTACATTAAGTTGGAGAGGAATGTTGTAGTTGCCAACAATACTGGTAAGTGTGGAATTGCAATGATGGCATCCTATCCTACCAAGAAGGGTCTAAACCCTCCCAAccctggtcctactcctccatcACCTGTAAAGCCTTCAACTGTTTGTGATGAATATTACTCTTGCTCAACTGGATCCACATGTTGTTGCCTCTTTGAGTATGGAAACTATTGCTTTGCATGGGGATGCTGCCCTGCTCAGTCTGCAACTTGCTGCGACGACGGTTCTAGCTGCTGTCCTCCCGACTACCCCGTCTGTGATTCTCAAGCCGGAACTTGCCGATTGACTAAAGATAATCCATTTGGAGTGAAAGCTTTGAAAAGAACACCTGCTACAAGTACTTTGAAGATGACTCAGAGAAAAGCTGCCATGAAGAACAACAATTAGTGAGAAAAGATGGTGGAATGGTCATTGTTGGTTTAGGCACAAAAAGTTTACAATCTATCATGTATATACAACGAAGCATCATGCTATTGGAATATTGATCCTTTATATAGATTGTATAGATTTACATATTCTTGATTCTATTTGTGTTTCAAGTTCCTTTGCTATATTTGAAGTTGTTTAAAGCATGTTTCTTTGCTGCTGATTTTATAAGTTTCATGTTCGGTCGAAATCAAacaatcattctcattatttgtcACTTCTTAATAATCACTTCAGTGAGAAAACGAATTCTTGGCTCACTCCTTGACACTGCATTTCAGCTGTTTAAgcatatattatcttgtaaagaAATGACACTGCATTTCAGAAACATTAGAGTACTTATACTCCTAATTGTCCCGTTTTCCTTTGTAATCCAAATGACACCATACAATGCAAAAGCTTTGTTTTATGCATAAAAGTTTTGGAAGGTTAACATAGTATTTGTTAAGAATACTGTATTATGCAGAGAGATAGAAGAGACTGGTAGTATATAATTTCTCGTAAAACGATTGGTGTATTTTACATATACCACGAAGTGGTATTTATAGTAGTGAGCTTTTAGCATTTACTGTGCATGGCTACTGTGCAAAGTTGAAAACTTTATATGCATGATGGACATGCACTGTTTGTTActatttcaaaatataataatgatCGATTATTATAACACTCCCCCTTTTTGAAATATTTGCCGCAGTGCTCCGTTGATTTCTTGTTGAGACGAATCCTATGGAAACATAAGTtgtctcgttaaaaaccttattaGGAAAAACCCATTGGGATAAAAACCTTAATAAGGGGAAAAGAGTACAACATTATGCTCCCCCTCAACAGAACACATATAGGTTCTTTTTAAAGATCTCGAAGGTGACGCATTCCAATATTTTGTACATGCTTCTTGAAAATTGAAGTGCCTTTGTAAAGAGATCTGCCACGTTATCACTTGAACGAATATACTGAATAtaaacctctttgtttctttcTAGTTCTTGTGTGAATGAGAAAAACTTCGGAGGAATATGCTTGGTTCTGTCACTTTTTATGTAACCTTCTTTCATCTGGGTAACACATGTCGCATTGTCTTCATACAAAATTGTTGGATTATTATCAATTGGTAAACCAGACGCTCCCTGGATATGTCGAGTTACCGATCGTAACCATCTACATTCTTTGCTTGCTTCATGAAGGGCAATTACTTCTGCATGGTTTGAAGAAGTTGCTACAAGAGTTTGCTTTTGAGATCTCCATGATATTGCAGTGTTGCCATATGTGAATATATATATCCAGTTTGTGATTTAGTATTATGTGAATCTGACAAATATCGTGCATCTGCATAACCAAGCAAaactggttttgtattgttagaataaaataaaccaaGATCAGATGTACCTCGAAGATATCGAAATATATGCTTTATTCCTTTCCAATGTCTTTTAGTAGGGCATGAACTAAATCTTGCTAGTAAATTCACTGCAAAAGCTATATCGGATCTTGTATAGTTAGCAAGGTACATGAGTGCCCCAATGGCACTGAGGTATGGAACTTCTGCGCCAAGATCCTCTTCGTTACTTTCCTTAGGCCTAAAAGGATCCTTTTCAATATTAAGGGTTCTAACCATCATTGGACTACTCAAAGGATTTGCCTTGTCCATGTTGAACCTTCTCAATACCCTTTCTGTATAATTTGATTGGTGTACTAATATACCATTTTtagttgttgtgaaaaacgataccaataacaaagtataatagggaattagagaggataagaagaacacaagaattggttataactgctattctttcactttctcttaaaacaagattacaagtttacaagaataacaaataacctctctcaccctaaattaggatttgcagcttagcaatgatgagagactagtatgctatttataataaaacctaacatactaactaatgggctttttcagcaaggcccattacacaagccaacttaataaacaagctaacttaacaaattagggtttaaacactaaaacctaatttaacatgctaacaaccctagcattttcgacatctgcatgctagatccatcttcgactacagcatgcacacttcgacaccagcatgtgaacaatccttcgacttcatgcttaactctgtcgaactgtcgaaccaagaagctacctttcgacaatactagagttcgatccaatatctcacaaatctccaccttggacctaactctacaacgtcaaggaacaaactagctttcttcatgcagctttatcaactgcatacagtggaaaaacttgcaactcggcaatgtcttggtgatcatatcagcagcattgtcttcagtcgaaaccttcagcacttggacttctccacgctcgattactcctctgacgaaatgcagcctcacatcaatgtgcttagttcgctcatgataggctgaattcttcgacaggtgtattgcactttgactatcacatttaacagtgatacctcgaccttgaagtttcagctccttcgcaaaaccttcaagccacaatgcttctttcacagcttcagttagggcaatatactccgcttcagtggttgatagagcaacaaccttctgaagtgttgctttccaactaattgcagtgccaaacatagtgaaaacatatccagaaatagattttctggaatccatacaacctgcataatcagagtcgacatatccttctattactgctttactatcttcacccaaggctccaccataaattaggactctattcagagacccatttatgtaccttaaaatccacttcaatgcttgccaatgagcctttccaggattcgccatgtacctgcttacaagacttactgcgtatgctatgtcgggtctagtacagaccatagcatacatcaaagaaccaactatattagcatacggaatgctattcatataggctctttcgacatcagtactgggacactgatcaatactcagcttgaattgagggtttgttggagtcacaactggcttcgaattcgacataccaaacttttcaagaatcttccgtagatatgcctcttgagataggcataacttcgacttctttctatctcttcgaatgtcaattccaagaatcctggaagcagctcccagatccttcatatcgaactccttattgagttcagccttcaccctcatcacatcttcgacactgttgcttgctatgagaatatcatccacataaagcaacaaaataacaaatgaattaccaggtcgaaatctgaagtaaacacagtggtcgaactgacttctaatgaaacttatgcgtgccatgaacttgtcgaatctcctattccactgtcgaggagattgtttcagcccatacaaggatctctttaacttacacacataatcatccttccccttttcgacatacccttcaggttgcctcatcaggatcgtttcatctagatcaccatacaagaacgcagtcttcacatccatttgttccagttcaagatcgaactgtgccaccatggcaagcaacattcgaatggacctatgcttcacaacaggagaaaacacatcattgaagtcgacaccttctttctgagtgaaaccccttgcaactaaccttgccttgtatcttttcgacgtcactccttcaattccttccttaactttgaaaatccatttacagctgactaaccttgccccatcaggtttcttgatcagttcccaagtatgattatcatgaagagatttcatctcatcatccatggccttcagccattcagtcttatttcgactcctcataacttccttatagtctctaggttcttcgtctagaacctcacttgcagagattaaggcataagctataagatctgcatatccaagtctttgaggtggcttgatgactcttctcgacctatctctcgacaataggtagtcatcgtcagtttcctcaacttcagcatcttctgcttctgcttcgacttcatctgggatatgcaattcagcatcaacatgctccacctcaacaggaatctctacctgttccagctcttcgttagatgtttctgtacttcgaccaacatcatcagttttcttaaaagccatttcagcttcattgaaaactacatctcgactggtgatacacctcctgtgacctggctctaggcaccatagcctataagctttgactccttcagggtatcccatgaacatgcatttcagagctctaggttcgaccttgtcttgcctaatgtgagcataggctatgcagccaaatactctcagtttgtcgagatctggtggatgtcccgaccaaacttcttcaggtgtcttcatatctaacgctgtcgaaggacatctgtttatcagatatgttgctgtcgaaacagcctcagcccagaacaccttctttaaaccggcactagtcaacatgcatctgactctctccaaaatagttcgattaaacctttcagccaaaccattttgctgtggagtacctgcagtagttatatgccttgcaataccagaggcagcacaaaaactgtcgaatgcctcattgcaaaattcaaggccattgtcggttctcaacctcttgacttttctgccagtctgattttcaaccagagtcttccaacttttgaaattctcaaaagtttcatccttagtcttctggatgaatacccataattttctggaataatcatctactatggatagaaaatatcttgctcctgaatgtgatggacaccttgcaggcccccaaagatcagcatggatgtaatcaagggatccatgtgttctttgtttgcctttgttgaacttcactctgcaagattttccaagtacacagggttcacaaaacttcagcttttcgattttgtctccaccaagcagattttgtttccctaattcgaccagacccctttcactgacatggcctaatctcatgtgccagatttctgttttcgacaaaggtttcgtggatgcaatatttgtcgaaccacttacaacttcagcctcaagggtatacaagccttgtttcttcacgcctctcaagacttccttcgaacccttcatgactcttaggatacttttctctccttggaaaacatatcctttcttgtcgaattcaccaagagaaatcagatttctcttcaaatcaggaacatacctgacttcagtcaacaaccttattgactcatcatggagcttgaatctcacagatccaacacctgcaatcttgcaagccttgttgtttcccagcaatactgatccaccatcttgatcacataattcctcgaacaagtctttgtttggagtcatgtgccaagtgcaacctgaatccataatccactccttcttagagtcactgcttgaaaccacaagaacatcagatgattcgaaatcatcttgaacaatggcagcgttgccattatccttacctccatgatatttcaagcgttcagggcacacctttcttgtgtgaccctccttcttacaatggtagcatcgaatgccagatgcttcgccactgtaagtcttcgactgacttttgcctttcttcttgtcgaacttaccatcctttcgtaagagttttcctttaacggccaaaccttcgccaacagtcgaaggtttatgctcctttcgttcattcaagtccttagagtacaaggctgattgaacttcttcaaacgtcagggactcccttccatacaagagagtttctttgaagtgagcatgtgatcgaggcaaagcgcacaatagtaacagcgcttgatcttcatcatcaatctttacatcgatattttcaagatcaagaatcagcttgttgaacatatccaactgctcagccaatactttgtcttcaatcatcttgaatgaatacaaagcttgcttcaggtagagtcaatttaccagcgatttggtcatatacaaactttcaagtttcacccataaccctgatgccgtcgtctcctttgatacctgccggagaaccttatcaccaaggctcaacaaaattgcgctgtgtgctttctcgatcatattcgtcttctccgctgccgtcaattctgcattcatggctgcctctcccttcaacgcttccaaacaaccctgctgaaccagtagggctttcatcttcaagcgccacagaccgaaa encodes:
- the LOC131643308 gene encoding cysteine proteinase mucunain-like, translating into MAHLSLAIVLSLSFLSLACSLDMSIIDYDAKLEAAKTDAHLMKVYESWLVKHGKVYNALGEKESRFEIFKDNLRFVESHNSLEGQTYKLGLTKFADLTNEEYRSMVLGTKSRKSKGLLSGAKKSTRYAFRDSDELPESVDWREKGAVNQVKDQGQCGSCWAFSTVGAVEGINQIVTGELISLSEQELVDCDKGYNMGCNGGIMDNAFEFIIQNGGIDTEEDYPYRAKDNTCDINRKNARVVSIDGYEDVPENDEKALKKAAAHQPISVAIEAGGRAFQLYQSGVFTGLCGTDLDHGVVLVGYGTENGTDYWIVRNSWGPSWGENGYIKLERNVVVANNTGKCGIAMMASYPTKKGLNPPNPGPTPPSPVKPSTVCDEYYSCSTGSTCCCLFEYGNYCFAWGCCPAQSATCCDDGSSCCPPDYPVCDSQAGTCRLTKDNPFGVKALKRTPATSTLKMTQRKAAMKNNN
- the LOC131647199 gene encoding uncharacterized protein LOC131647199, with translation MASEAFSISSNLSHSRRRRLQCYCGLDAPLVTSWTSQNPGRRFYGCGLYKLQGRKGCAYFEWYDEQLEERSNEVINSLLKKVNNLKKELLIKKTDDKLKKKVKFLVTFLVLSWIAYQYMVLFLMVQKDCVSKWFYAV